A section of the Neisseria dumasiana genome encodes:
- a CDS encoding BolA family protein, which translates to MPTMQEMIEGRLKSLRPEIFEFRDDSHLHEGHAGNRGGGHYAILLVSEAFAGVSRLNRQRMVKDLLQDFFSDGLIHALSVKAVTPEEYFH; encoded by the coding sequence ATGCCTACCATGCAAGAAATGATAGAAGGCCGTCTGAAAAGCTTGCGGCCTGAAATATTCGAGTTCCGCGATGACAGCCATCTGCATGAAGGCCACGCGGGCAACCGCGGCGGTGGGCACTACGCCATATTGTTGGTCAGCGAAGCATTTGCCGGAGTAAGCCGTTTGAACCGCCAGCGCATGGTAAAGGATTTGCTTCAAGACTTTTTTTCAGACGGCCTGATACACGCTTTGAGTGTCAAAGCCGTTACACCTGAAGAATATTTCCATTAG
- a CDS encoding peptidylprolyl isomerase: protein MKKSYFASALLLALVSGSLWAQTIVTVNGSKIDSKDIDAQVKMLQSQNPQIPDTPALRRDLTERQVTAILISQEAKRLKLDQSAEYKKALERARSDAKTQGVDKQPGFKEQWTAFENDLLNQAYFVYLLRNNPIGENDLKTAYGEFSKFYQGSHEVQLGEILTSNAADAQKAIADLKAKKDFKTVAAQYTVDPRGKANNGLNAGYVNLKDLEQGAPEVYAAVKNLTKGGFTATPLQDGNGMFGVFYINDKRAANIPSYETAKNGIAQELQAARIDSAIEALYRKANIQTAK, encoded by the coding sequence ATGAAAAAATCTTATTTCGCTTCAGCCCTGTTGTTGGCTTTGGTGTCCGGCAGCTTGTGGGCGCAAACGATTGTTACCGTTAACGGCAGCAAAATCGACAGCAAAGATATTGATGCACAAGTAAAAATGCTGCAAAGCCAAAACCCGCAAATCCCCGACACACCGGCTCTGCGCCGCGACTTGACCGAACGCCAGGTTACGGCCATTTTGATCAGCCAAGAAGCCAAACGCCTGAAACTCGACCAATCGGCCGAATACAAAAAAGCCCTTGAGCGCGCACGTTCCGATGCAAAAACCCAAGGAGTAGATAAACAGCCCGGTTTTAAAGAACAATGGACGGCTTTTGAAAACGACTTGCTCAACCAAGCTTATTTTGTATATCTTTTGCGGAACAATCCCATCGGTGAAAACGATTTGAAAACCGCCTACGGCGAATTCAGCAAATTCTATCAAGGCAGCCACGAAGTCCAACTCGGCGAAATCCTGACATCCAATGCCGCCGACGCCCAAAAAGCCATTGCCGACCTTAAAGCCAAAAAAGATTTTAAAACCGTTGCCGCCCAATATACGGTTGACCCGCGCGGCAAAGCCAATAACGGTCTGAACGCCGGATACGTTAATCTTAAAGACTTGGAACAAGGCGCACCCGAAGTTTACGCAGCCGTTAAAAACCTCACCAAAGGCGGATTCACAGCCACGCCCCTGCAAGACGGCAACGGCATGTTCGGCGTTTTCTATATCAACGACAAACGTGCCGCCAACATACCTTCATACGAAACCGCGAAAAACGGCATTGCGC
- a CDS encoding YciI family protein — protein sequence MEYFMLLATDAEEAHEARLNARPAHLERLEKLRSEGRLLTAGPNPLPDNPERVSGSLIVAQFASLDEAQAWAEQDPYVDAGVYEEILIKPFKAVFK from the coding sequence ATGGAATATTTTATGTTATTGGCCACCGATGCCGAAGAAGCGCACGAAGCGCGTTTGAACGCCCGCCCCGCTCATTTGGAGCGTTTGGAAAAGCTCAGATCGGAAGGACGTTTGCTGACCGCCGGCCCAAACCCTCTTCCCGACAACCCCGAGCGGGTTTCCGGCAGCCTGATTGTTGCGCAGTTTGCTTCGTTGGACGAAGCGCAGGCATGGGCCGAACAAGACCCTTACGTTGATGCCGGCGTATATGAAGAAATTTTAATCAAGCCTTTTAAAGCGGTGTTTAAATAA